In Diadema setosum chromosome 19, eeDiaSeto1, whole genome shotgun sequence, a genomic segment contains:
- the LOC140242854 gene encoding uncharacterized protein, producing MSELFGIAGAMLKNYSTNRLLSQDIIHEARGQMMRPYAVRSAEVDLAPTCALSGNLLLHSMEQRNYIRLLEHRLVAFAQRMGEHRVCETAHMVFERMEAAWQLQQEACCIVGTKYDNVLDKLMILASDVGLDIAGASNSPDDIFAGLTNSWQEARENAKKIATALDIETANIQVGITE from the exons ATGTCTGAACTCTTTGGTATCGCCGGAGCGATGCTGAAGAATTATTCCACCAACCGGCTCTTGAGCCAAGATATCATCCACGAGGCTAGGGGCCAG ATGATGCGACCGTACGCGGTGCGGAGCGCTGAGGTAGATTTGGCACCTACCTGCGCACTCTCTGGCAATTTACTTCTGCACAGTATGGAGCAGAGAAATTACATCAGACTACTGGAGCATAGGCTTGTG GCATTTGCTCAACGAATGGGAGAGCACCGGGTGTGTGAGACGGCTCATATGGTCTTCGAACGGATGGAAGCAGCATGGCAGCTACAACAGGAAGCGTGCTGCATTGTGGGAACGAAATACGACAATGTCCTGGATAAACTGATG ATCCTTGCCAGTGATGTCGGGCTCGACATTGCTGGAGCGTCAAACTCGCCAGACGACATCTTTGCGGGTTTGACCAATTCATGGCAAGAGGCAAGAGAAAATGCCAAAAAGATTGCCACAGCTCTGGACATCGAAACTGCCAACATCCAGGTGGGTATTACAGAGTGA
- the LOC140242760 gene encoding uncharacterized protein gives MNVVSSDIDSNILDHLKVRWNEKEAEVIDLQERLAGESQKANEAEGILKRVVDMMGMAGSTIGSTLFGAIRTPWTQLQAKVNDLETALLQERVKSAKTKENLQDLANFCGVDQTPGNESTLLASIKDKWKETQEKVSQQELSLQTEMEKNRTNMKDMQDLAAFMGVAPCEGDKVPLADMMSKWLDSRAEVTDLQEALRQEREKSRRVEEALQIHLQKTSPMTSSVSIQTDVTEIHQRTKVQSVSPVEIEQPTSSNCDSPATLSPPLQTSDELQRLAHGAIPKMSRVKAEEATPKNLPQRIVGGAPTESNESLSQTPPFLGARGSSREEEELCELSSGCEGLASDVMVVSSMADITAWDETTDRIELGCGAVATVFLCRHANTKRPVALKVGWHLSVFCPDEVRIHSALSGLPWFPAFYGSFKMADGQTALAMEFLGSEAECRSYTVADCLNTEGPHLSRTDWFDVIIDVAEGLQAMHDRGYLYNDLKVDNVLVTKQEDIWRGKLIDFGISSDTSSPFEVPVDDELIEEYESTGECGHIAPECVLEGMPCSTSTDVYALGKLLMVIGRERAQCDLLCYGTEICGAEWNQRPRLEEVITKLYNLQLHEGEEDDADSSSC, from the exons ATGAATGTGGTGTCATCTGACATCGACTCAAACATTCTAGACCATCTCAAGGTGAGATGGAACGAAAAAGAAGCAGAGGTCATCGACCTTCAAGAAAGACTGGCTGGAGAAAGCCAGAAAGCAAACGAAGCAGAGGGAATACTGAAG CGTGTTGTTGACATGATGGGCATGGCTGGGTCCACCATCGGCTCTACCCTCTTTGGCGCCATCAGGACACCGTGGACACAGCTCCAGGCAAAGGTGAATGACCTGGAGACAGCGCTTCTCCAAGAAAGGGTGAAGTCTGCAAAAACCAAGGAGAATCTGCAG GATCTGGCTAACTTCTGCGGTGTAGACCAAACTCCCGGCAATGAGTCTACACTGCTAGCTTCCATCAAGGATAAATGGAAGGAGACTCAGGAAAAAGTTTCTCAACAAGAGCTTTCTCTGCAGACGGAGATGGAGAAGAACAGAACAAACATGAAAGACATGCAG GATCTGGCGGCTTTTATGGGCGTGGCACCTTGCGAAGGTGACAAGGTCCCTCTGGCCGACATGATGTCTAAATGGCTGGATAGTAGGGCAGAGGTCACTGACCTCCAAGAGGCTCTTAGGCAGGAGCGAGAGAAGAGCCGACGAGTGGAGGAAGCTCTCCAG ATCCATCTCCAGAAGACTTCCCCGAtgacgtcatctgtttccatcCAAACTGACGTCACCGAGATTCATCAACGGACCAAAGTTCAATCCGTGTCACCTGTGGAGATTGA ACAACCTACCTCTTCCAACTGTGACAGCCCTGCAACCCTTTCTCCCCCGCTCCAAACATCCGACGAGTTGCAGCGTCTGGCCCACGGCGCCATCCCAAAGATGTCAAGGGTCAAGGCAGAGGAAGCCACGCCCAAGAACTTGCCGCAGAGGATTGTGGGAGGTGCTCCGACAGAGTCCAACGAGAGCCTATCCCAGACTCCTCCATTCCTTGGGGCAAGGGGGAGCAGCCGCGAGGA AGAGGAATTGTGTGAGCTGTCTTCTGGCTGCGAGGGACTCGCTTCTGATGTCATGGTGGTATCAAGCATGGCCGACATCACCGCGTGGGACGAAACGACAGATCGCATCGAACTCGGATGTGGAGCTGTAGCCACTGTCTTCCTCTGTCGCCATGCCAACACCAAGAGACCCGTGGCCCTGAAGGTCGGCTGGCATCTCTCCGTCTTCTGCCCAGACGAGGTTCGAATCCACAGCGCACTCAGCGGCTTGCCTTGGTTTCCCGCCTTTTATGGCTCCTTCAAGATGGCAGACGGTCAGACAGCCCTCGCTATGGAATTCTTGGGAAGCGAGGCAGAGTGTCGGAGCTACACCGTAGCCGACTGCCTCAATACCGAGGGACCACACCTCTCAAGAACCGATTGGTTTGACGTCATTATTGACGTAGCGGAGGGACTCCAAGCCATGCACGACCGGGGCTACCTGTACAACGATCTCAAAGTGGACAATGTGTTGGTCACGAAACAAGAAGACATTTGGAGAGGAAAATTGATTGACTTCGGGATCTCCAGCGATACGAGCTCTCCTTTTGAGGTGCCAGTGGACGATGAGCTCATCGAAGAGTACGAAAGCACTGGAGAGTGTGGACATATCGCCCCAGAGTGTGTGTTGGAAGGGATGCCGTGTTCGACGTCCACGGACGTCTACGCACTGGGAAAGCTCCTGATGGTCATCGGCCGGGAAAGGGCGCAATGTGACTTACTCTGTTACGGGACGGAGATCTGTGGCGCTGAGTGGAACCAAAGGCCTAGATTGGAAGAGGTCATCACGAAGCTTTATAATCTCCAGCTACACGAGGGAGAAGAGGATGATGCTGATTCATCCTCTTGCTGA